The Anderseniella sp. Alg231-50 genome segment ATCGCCCGCTCACTGGCGGTGGAGCCTGACATCTGGTTTCTCGATGAACCGTTTTCCGCGCTCGATCCGCTTATCCGGGCGGAAATGCAGGACGAGTTCATCCGATTGCAGCAAATGCTGAAGAAAACCATTGTGTTCATCACGCATGATTTTGAAGAGGCCACCAAGCTGGCTGATCGCATTGGCATCATGAAGGACGGCGAGATGGTGCAGCTGTGCACGCCGGAAGAAATGGTGCTCAACCCGGCCGACGACTATGTGGCGGAATTCGCCCGCAACGCGCCGCGCGACCGGATTGTCTCCGCCGCCGCGATCATGAAAAAATCCACGGCAAAGGCATCCCGGAAAGTATCCGGTGCCTCCGTCTCTGCAACAGCCAAGATTGGCGAGATTGCAGAACAGGTCATCAACTCCGACAAACCTACACCGGTGGCCGACGCGAACGGGCACCTGCTGGGTCATGTGGACCGTGACCGTGTTACCAAAGCCCTGTTCGGCAAGGGCGAGATTGTATGAACAGCGCGATAACAGATCTCGGCAAGTCACCTCAGTCCAGCGTTGCCGGGCTGAACTCGTTCTGGGTGCAGATGGCCATAATGGTCTGTTTCACGGTGTTGTTGAGCCTGGTGCTCGACTTCATGAAAATCTGGCCGCAGGAATGGATCGTGCCCATCAAGGAATGGGTCACCCGATTCTTTACCTGGCTCGACAAGGAAGCCGGCATCGGACCGCTCAAGTTCAAGACCGTGACGCGCTCCATTTCCTGGCTGCTCGAGCAGCCGCTGGACTGGGCCGAGTACATATTGTACCGCGGCATCAAGACCAAGTTTGTCCCTGCAATCTTCTGGATGTTTGTGCCGGTCATCGGTCTGGCGCTGCTGCACAAACGCTTAGGCCTGCAGAAATGCCTGTTTGCCGTTTTGGCAATCTGGGCCGTTACGCTGGCCGACAATGTCCTGCTCCACACCGGCTTGTTCGAACTGCCGGCTACGATACTGGGTGCATTCGGCGTGAAGAAACTGGATGCGCTGCCCTGGATCGTCATCGTTGCCGGCGCCGGCATACTGGGACACTGGATCGGCGGCTGGAAACTGGCGCTGTTTTCGGCCGGCTGTATCGGCTACCTGGCCGTCATGGGGCTGTGGCGCGATTCCATGAAAACCTTCTCCATCGTGCTGGTGTCTGTGCCCTTCGCGGTCGTCCTTGGCCTTGCTCTGGGCATCTGGGTGACCCGGTCAAAACGGGCTGCTGCAATTATCTCGCCCATGTTCGATATCATGCAGGCGACCCCGCACATGGCCTATCTGGTGCCGGTGGTCGTGCTGTTTGGCGCAGGCCAGGTGCCTGCAATGATCGCAACGGTCATCTTCGCCATGCCGCCAATGGCCCGGTGCACCATACTGGGCATTCAGACGGTCTCCAGTGATGTTGAGGAATCCGGCCGCATGTCGGGGTGCACGCCGCGACAGCTTTTGTGGAAAGTCACGCTGCCATCATCACAGCGCATCCTCATGCTGGGGGTCAACCAGGTCGTCATGCAGACGCTGGCAATGGTGGTGATCGCGTCCATGGTCGGCGCCCAGGGGCTGGGCCACAAGCTGCTCTTCTCGCTGCAGCAATTGCGCCTTGGCGCAGCCGTTGAACAGGGCCTCGCCATTGTCCTCATGGCTGTGGTGCTCGATCGCCTTACGCAAGCCTACGCCAACCGGGCCCCCGGTGAACTGGCCTCGCGGGAAACCGGATGGAAAGCGAAAAAGCACCTGTGGCTTTTCCTCGGTGTCATGGTTGCTGCCTACGTCCTGGCCCAGTTCATTCCGATAGTGGAAAAATATCCAAGGGCATTTACCTTCACGCTTGGCCGGGACATTGATTTCGCGCTGCGCGCGTTTTCAAAACACGCCTATGACTACATCAATCCGATACGGGATTTCATCACGGTCTACATGCTGATCCCGTTTCGAGATTTCTTCCTTTGGCTGCCATGGAGCACGGTAATCGGTGTCGTCGGCCTGACCGCCTACTGGCTCGGCGGCATTCGCACCACCTTGCTGACCACCAGCCTGATCAGCGTCGTCATCCTCATCACCGGCAACTGGGAACAGGGCATGCTGACGCTTTATCTCGTCACATCCGCCGTCATACTGTGCGTGCTTATCGGTGTGCCGATCGGTATCTGGGCCTCCCGCTCCGAGCGCGCCGCGCGTCCCATCATGGCGACATGCGATACATTGCAGACATTCCCGTCATTCATCTACCTGATCCCGGTGATCATGCTGTTGAAGGTTGGCGACCTGTCGAATGTCATAGCCATCCTGGCTTACGCCACCGTACCGGCGGTGCGCTACACATACCTCGGCATCAAGCGCATTCCCGAAGTCACCATCGAAGCTTCCATCGCCAATGGCACCACCCCGTTCCAGCGGCTGTGGAAAGTGGAACTGCCGATAGCCCTGCCTGAAATCATGCTGGGCATCAACCAGACCATCATGATGGCGCTGGCCATGACCGCCATCACCGCGCTGATCGGGTCATCTGACCTGGGTCAGGAAATTTACCGCGCCCTGCCAACCGCAGACTCCGGTCGCGGCATCATGGCAGGCCTTGGTATTGCCGTTATCGGCATTGTTGCCGACAGGCTCATTCAGGCCTGGGCAGCAGAACGCAAGAAACAATTGGGAATAACCTGAGGAGAACAAAATAGATGTCAAAAAGAGTAGCTGTAATTGGAGCCGGCCCGTCCGGTCTGGCACAACTGCGCGCCTTCCAGTCTGCCGCAAAAGCAGGTGCAGATATTCCGGAAATCGTATGTTTTGAAAAGCAGGACAACTGGGGCGGGCTGTGGAACTATACCTGGCGCACCGGGCTGGATGAATATGGTGAACCGGTGCACTGCTCGATGTATCGCTACCTCTGGTCCAACGGCCCCAAGGAAGGCCTGGAATTTGCCGACTATTCGTTCGAAGAACATTTCGGCAAGCAGATCGCATCCTACCCGCCGCGCGCAGTTCTTTTCGACTATATTCAGGGCCGCGTGGAAAAGGCGGATGTGCGCAAGTGGATCAAGTTCCGCACGCCTGTGCGGCATGTTGAATGGGACGCGGGAACAAGCAAGTTCAACGTCACATCGCATGACCTCATAAACGACAAGGTAACAACTGAAGCCTTCGACAATGTTGTGTGCTGCAGCGGCCATTTCTCGACACCCAACGTGCCACACTTCGACGGCCTGGACCGCTTCAATGGCAGGGTTCTGCACGCGCATGATTTCCGCGATGCCGTGGAGTTCAAGGACAAGGACCTGCTGATTATCGGCACCTCCTATTCAGCCGAAGATATCGGTTCGCAGTGCTGGAAGTACGGCGCGAAATCAATCACGGTCAGCCACCGCACCGCCGCCATGGGCTATGACTGGCCGGACAACTGGCAGGAGGTGCCGCTCCTGACCAAGGTCGACGGTAACACCTGCACATTCAAGGACGGCACTACCAAGAACGTCGATGCCATTATCCTGTGCACCGGCTACCAGCATTATTTCCCGTTCATGGCCGAAGACCTGAAACTGCACACAGCCAACCGACTGGCCACGGCTGACCTCTACAAGGGCGTGGCCTACGTCGACAATCCGGCCCTGTTCTATATCGGCATGCAGGACCAGTGGTTCACGTTCAACATGTTTGATGCGCAAGCCTGGTGGGCGCGTGATGTTATCATGGGGCGTATTTCCATACCCGACAAAGCCGCCATGCAGGCAGACGTCGAAGACCGGATTACCCGTGAAGACGCCAACGAGGACGACTATGCCTGCATTCGCTACCAGGGTGACTATGTGAAGGAACTGATCGCGGAAACCGACTATCCAAGCTTTGACGTGGACGGCGCCAATGAAGCCTTCTTCCAGTGGAAGAAACACAAAAAACAGAACATCATGACGTTCCGCAACAACAGCTACAAGTCGGTCATCACCGGCACCATGGCACCCGCTCATCATACTCCATGGAAAGACGCGCTCGACGACTCGCTTGAGTCATACCTGGAGAACTGAGCAATGACGAGGCTGGCATGGGCAAGACGCTGTGCCAGCCTGGTCTGCCTGTGGTTTTTGGCTGCGTCCGGTCTATCGGTTCCTGCTGCACAGGCGCAGCAGGTTGATCTGGAAATCGTGCTGGCGATGGACGGGTCGGGCAGCATCAGTTCCGACGAGTTCCTGTTGCAGGTCATCGGGACCGCGGCGGCCCTCAAGGATGCGAGCGTCCAGCATGCTATTCTTTCGGGCCCGACAGGACGTGTGGCAATCGCCGCCGTCATATGGTCCGATGCGGCGTTTCCGAAATATCCCACTGAATGGCACCTGCTGAACTCTTCCCAGTCAATTGACGCGTTTGCCGAACGGCTGCTGAATTTCAACAATCCGGCAAATGCCAGCAAACGGCAGGGCAAAGGCGGCGGTGGAACCGGTATCGGAGACGGCATCGTCTACGCCCTGGAAATGATCCGAAGCAACCAGTTCAACGGCGCCCGCAAGGTCGTGGATGTTTCAGGAGATGGCGTTGAAACAGACCCATGGTTCAAGAAGGCTTTCACCCTGCCCGATGCACGCGAACTGGCCAGGGCCCAAGGCGTGACAATCAACGGCCTCGCCATTCTCACGGACAACTGGAAGCTGCATCAATATTATCGCGCCGAGGTTATCTCCGGGCCTGGCGCGTTCGTGGTCAAGGCAGTGAACTTCGATGCCTTTGCGGTCGCAATCCGCAACAAGCTGCTCAGGGAAATGTCCCCCGTGATCACCATGCATCCGCGGGACGATCAACTGCAGCTGGCTACAAGCAACTGAAGCCGGTTCCTTATCGGCCTAAGACCGCGGCCGCGTTTTCTTGGGGTCGTAATGCGCAAATGGAACGATGGTGGCCGGCAGGCGTTTCTGCTGGCCGTCCAATTTACCGACTTCCACCTTGGTTCCAACTTCCGCGTGCGCGACATCGACACGCGCCAGCGCGATGTTCTTTTTGAGTATGGGCGATCGCATCGAGGACGTGATCTCACCGATCTGGGCCCGGCCGATACGCACGCAATCGCCGTGCCCGACATCCACGGAGCTGTCTATGTCCAGCCCGACCAGCTTGCGCGACGGAGTTTCCTTGCGCCGGATAAGCGCATCGCGCCCGATGAAGTCATCGGTTTTGCTTTTCAACGGCACCGTGAAACCGATACCCGCTTCAAACGGATCGGTCTGATCAGAAAAATCATTGCCTGCGAATATCAGGCCGGCCTCGATGCGCACCATGTCCAGCGCCTCAAGCCCCATCGGTGTCAGGCCGTGCGGTTCACCGGCTGCCCAAAGTGCCTCGAAAACCGTCTCGGCATGTTTGGGGTGGCACCAGATTTCATAACCCAGTTCACCGGTATAACCTGTGCGCGACACCACAATCGGAACGCCCTGGTCGTCGCCCACCCGCCCGACGGTGAAGCGGAACCATTCCAACTCACCGAGCGCCGGCTGATGCGGCGGCGTCCAGACGAACTTCTTCAGTATGTCGCGGCTTTCAGGGCCTTGCACGGCAACGTTGTGCATCTGGTCGGTTGAGGATCGGATGTTGACCGTCAGGCCGAGTTTATCAGCCACTTCGCGCAACCAGACACCGCCGTAGTCATCGCCGCCGATCCAGCGGAAATTGTCCTTGCCCAGGCGCAAAAGCGTGCCGTCATCGATCATGCCGCCGTGTTCATAACACATGGCCGAATAGACCACCTCGCCCACCGCCAGTTTTGCGATATTGCGGGTCAGCGTGTATTGCATCAGCGCTTCGCTGTCCGGCCCGGTAATCTCGAACTTGCGCAGCGGTGACAGGTCCACCACAACCGCTTTTTCGCGGCAGGCCCAGTATTCGTCGATCGGGCCTGATTTTGAGAAACAGTTGGCAAGCCAGTAGCCCTTGTATTCTACAAAATTGCGGGTGTGCTTTTCGAAGCTGGAATGGAAGGCCGTTTGCTTGGTCATTTTCGGGTCCGAATCTGGTGTCGTACGCATGGCAATCGCGCGGGAGAACTTCTGCTCGCCCGAGTAGGTGCGCACGTGAATGTCTGTAGGGTTCCATCCGTTGGCAGCTGATGTGTCATCAGGACATGCGGACGTTACACAAATCAAATCCGTCAGCGCCCGCAGCAGCACATAATCGCCGGGCCGTGACCAGGGTTCATCGCTGAACAGGACGCCGTGGTCGTCTATGCCGGTATTGAAGAAGAAGTTGATCGCCATCCAGCCGGCCCGGGCGGTTACGCCATGTTCGGCCAGCACGGAGTTGAAGTTGTCGGAACAATTGACATGGCCCGGATAGCCGATGTCGTCATAGTATTTCGCCGCGCAGGCCAGCGCGAACGCGTCATGCCTGCCGACCGTATCCTGAACCACTTCAACCAAAGGCAGCATGTCCTGGTCATAGTATTTGGCATGCAGACCGGGCATGGGATAGGCATGTCCCATCAGCGCGCGCGTCGTGGTGACGTCAAGCGCATGTTCAACTCCCTTATCCAGCTTGCGCGCCGCGAAGCACTGGAAGTCCGTGCACTGGCGCCCGTCCACATCAAGAATCTGGATGAAATCACCCGCCTTCACGAAATAGCTTTCAGCCGTTTCGGTGTGAACGCGAAGATCGAGTACGGGATCAGCCAACGGGTCCGGCAGTTCGAATTTCACACGGGGCTTAACAACTGCCCGGGTTACCATGACGGTGAGCGGGGTGGAGGTGTCCTGGGCTTCCATGTCCATGGCCCCGCCGGGGGCCGCGATGATCACCATGCCATCGCGCTGAACCAACAATTCGGTCTCCTCGCCATGGCGGGTCCGGTCATCGAAAAAAATCAACGCACCGGCGCCGGCAAGATCAATATTCCGGCTCTCAAGCCCCATGCGCAATCCGCGCAAGCTGGTGTCCGGTCCGGCCAGAAGCGCCTTCAGGCCACCGGCGTCCGAGTTTGCCTTCGCGCCGAGCACGCCTGCATCAATCTTGCCGTTGCTGTCTGCTGCAACGATTTCGCAAACCTGGCCGCCTTCGTCGTTAGCGACGGTAAACCTGTCGCCCTGCTCTACCGGAATCAATATGGCACCGGCACCTTGAACCACATATCTTTCGGTGCCCGGCGGCATGGAGAAAACCCCAGGCTGAATGATATTGCTTGCAACGGGAGGCCCCGTTCTGACAACCGGATATTCTGTTTCCAGCATGCCTTGTTTCCTCGAGCCACATTCAGATGCAATCCACTATCTGCTTTTGCATGTGTGGAATAAAAATTGATCGATAAGAATAACCGCCAGCCTCCCCCTTAACAAGCTGTTTCTGGTGTTTTCATGGGGGCGGTGAGGCATAACGAGCCCACCGCGCAAGATGTATTGCTGCCACCATTGTGTTTGCAAACCTCACCGGTTTTGCGGCAATCTGGCAGCTCGTGAATTCACATGAAACCGCACGATCGCTGGCTGAGCTCAGACCTCACTTGCGGCAAACAAAAGCAGGAGACCCGATGCAAAAAATTCAACCTGCCGACCGTCGCGTCGTCAATATCTACAAGGATAACTTCAAGCCGTTCGGCACACAGGCTACCCCGTCCTCCCATGAAAGCGCCTTGCAGATAAACTCCCATGAAAAACTGGGGGTCGGGTTTCACGTCTACCGGATGCAGCCCGGCACAACCACAACGCCACATGAGCATACACAGGACGAGGAGTTCCTGGTGCTTGAGGGAGAACTTACCGACAATGATGGCTACGTTTACAAGACAGGCGACCTGGTCTGGTTGAAAAAAGGCACGCAGCATTCTTCTCATTCGGAACACGGCGCCCTGCTTGCTGTCTATATCGGCGCTGCCGAGAGGAATCTGGCCTAATTGTGCAGTCTGCCGACGGCTAGCCAGATTGGCCGGCATCGGCATTCTGGCGAGGGGCCTGGTAAAATCCACATGCCGAGCAGTGGTTGTTCAGCCCGCAATTGCGCTCCCAGCACTTGAGCATTCCTGCCTGTGCCAGCGCAGCGCGTTCACCGGTTGTTGGTGATTGACGCCAGCCGGTTTTGAGCCGCAACAGCCTCCTGCTCCATTTGTTTGACAATTTCGGCAATCGGGGCAACGGCGTGCAGGAAACCCAAAGCGTGACCGGCAGACAACAGGCCTTTGGATGTGTCGCCGGTTTCATAGGCCTGACGGCCGATCTTGCCGGATACATGAGGCAGCAGGTCTTCAATCCGGATATCGGGATTTTCAACCTCCATGCGCGTGACCAGGTCGGTTGTCTCATTACGCAAAGTCCGCACGGTGTTGCGCACACTCGCCATGGTGAGTGCGGTATCGCGCTCGGAAGCGTCAATCAGTGTCTGCTTGTAGCCCGCATGAGCCTTGATCTCTTCGGCAACCAGAAACCGGGTTCCAACCACAACGCCGTCCGCGCCCATTGCGAGGGCGGCGACAAGTTGCGAGCCGGTACCGATACCGCCGCCAATCAGGTACGGAATTGTCAGCCGCTGTTCTGCCAGGGCGG includes the following:
- a CDS encoding DUF1194 domain-containing protein, which gives rise to MTRLAWARRCASLVCLWFLAASGLSVPAAQAQQVDLEIVLAMDGSGSISSDEFLLQVIGTAAALKDASVQHAILSGPTGRVAIAAVIWSDAAFPKYPTEWHLLNSSQSIDAFAERLLNFNNPANASKRQGKGGGGTGIGDGIVYALEMIRSNQFNGARKVVDVSGDGVETDPWFKKAFTLPDARELARAQGVTINGLAILTDNWKLHQYYRAEVISGPGAFVVKAVNFDAFAVAIRNKLLREMSPVITMHPRDDQLQLATSN
- a CDS encoding NAD(P)-binding domain-containing protein; this encodes MSKRVAVIGAGPSGLAQLRAFQSAAKAGADIPEIVCFEKQDNWGGLWNYTWRTGLDEYGEPVHCSMYRYLWSNGPKEGLEFADYSFEEHFGKQIASYPPRAVLFDYIQGRVEKADVRKWIKFRTPVRHVEWDAGTSKFNVTSHDLINDKVTTEAFDNVVCCSGHFSTPNVPHFDGLDRFNGRVLHAHDFRDAVEFKDKDLLIIGTSYSAEDIGSQCWKYGAKSITVSHRTAAMGYDWPDNWQEVPLLTKVDGNTCTFKDGTTKNVDAIILCTGYQHYFPFMAEDLKLHTANRLATADLYKGVAYVDNPALFYIGMQDQWFTFNMFDAQAWWARDVIMGRISIPDKAAMQADVEDRITREDANEDDYACIRYQGDYVKELIAETDYPSFDVDGANEAFFQWKKHKKQNIMTFRNNSYKSVITGTMAPAHHTPWKDALDDSLESYLEN
- a CDS encoding nitronate monooxygenase; translated protein: MPAQFDTQVCRAFGIRVPIVAGGLMWLADADYVAAAAHAGIISFITAASFPDPDDLRAEIHKCRDLCEGRSFGVNVSMLPKLVQGEKTQEVFQLIVDEGVRFVETSGRNPEAYVPMLKDAGVVILHKVPSVRFAVKAQSVGVDMVSIVGAECGGHPGMEMIGTMVNAALAEQRLTIPYLIGGGIGTGSQLVAALAMGADGVVVGTRFLVAEEIKAHAGYKQTLIDASERDTALTMASVRNTVRTLRNETTDLVTRMEVENPDIRIEDLLPHVSGKIGRQAYETGDTSKGLLSAGHALGFLHAVAPIAEIVKQMEQEAVAAQNRLASITNNR
- a CDS encoding cupin domain-containing protein, with the translated sequence MQKIQPADRRVVNIYKDNFKPFGTQATPSSHESALQINSHEKLGVGFHVYRMQPGTTTTPHEHTQDEEFLVLEGELTDNDGYVYKTGDLVWLKKGTQHSSHSEHGALLAVYIGAAERNLA
- a CDS encoding DUF1989 domain-containing protein — protein: MLETEYPVVRTGPPVASNIIQPGVFSMPPGTERYVVQGAGAILIPVEQGDRFTVANDEGGQVCEIVAADSNGKIDAGVLGAKANSDAGGLKALLAGPDTSLRGLRMGLESRNIDLAGAGALIFFDDRTRHGEETELLVQRDGMVIIAAPGGAMDMEAQDTSTPLTVMVTRAVVKPRVKFELPDPLADPVLDLRVHTETAESYFVKAGDFIQILDVDGRQCTDFQCFAARKLDKGVEHALDVTTTRALMGHAYPMPGLHAKYYDQDMLPLVEVVQDTVGRHDAFALACAAKYYDDIGYPGHVNCSDNFNSVLAEHGVTARAGWMAINFFFNTGIDDHGVLFSDEPWSRPGDYVLLRALTDLICVTSACPDDTSAANGWNPTDIHVRTYSGEQKFSRAIAMRTTPDSDPKMTKQTAFHSSFEKHTRNFVEYKGYWLANCFSKSGPIDEYWACREKAVVVDLSPLRKFEITGPDSEALMQYTLTRNIAKLAVGEVVYSAMCYEHGGMIDDGTLLRLGKDNFRWIGGDDYGGVWLREVADKLGLTVNIRSSTDQMHNVAVQGPESRDILKKFVWTPPHQPALGELEWFRFTVGRVGDDQGVPIVVSRTGYTGELGYEIWCHPKHAETVFEALWAAGEPHGLTPMGLEALDMVRIEAGLIFAGNDFSDQTDPFEAGIGFTVPLKSKTDDFIGRDALIRRKETPSRKLVGLDIDSSVDVGHGDCVRIGRAQIGEITSSMRSPILKKNIALARVDVAHAEVGTKVEVGKLDGQQKRLPATIVPFAHYDPKKTRPRS
- a CDS encoding ABC transporter permease subunit, which codes for MNSAITDLGKSPQSSVAGLNSFWVQMAIMVCFTVLLSLVLDFMKIWPQEWIVPIKEWVTRFFTWLDKEAGIGPLKFKTVTRSISWLLEQPLDWAEYILYRGIKTKFVPAIFWMFVPVIGLALLHKRLGLQKCLFAVLAIWAVTLADNVLLHTGLFELPATILGAFGVKKLDALPWIVIVAGAGILGHWIGGWKLALFSAGCIGYLAVMGLWRDSMKTFSIVLVSVPFAVVLGLALGIWVTRSKRAAAIISPMFDIMQATPHMAYLVPVVVLFGAGQVPAMIATVIFAMPPMARCTILGIQTVSSDVEESGRMSGCTPRQLLWKVTLPSSQRILMLGVNQVVMQTLAMVVIASMVGAQGLGHKLLFSLQQLRLGAAVEQGLAIVLMAVVLDRLTQAYANRAPGELASRETGWKAKKHLWLFLGVMVAAYVLAQFIPIVEKYPRAFTFTLGRDIDFALRAFSKHAYDYINPIRDFITVYMLIPFRDFFLWLPWSTVIGVVGLTAYWLGGIRTTLLTTSLISVVILITGNWEQGMLTLYLVTSAVILCVLIGVPIGIWASRSERAARPIMATCDTLQTFPSFIYLIPVIMLLKVGDLSNVIAILAYATVPAVRYTYLGIKRIPEVTIEASIANGTTPFQRLWKVELPIALPEIMLGINQTIMMALAMTAITALIGSSDLGQEIYRALPTADSGRGIMAGLGIAVIGIVADRLIQAWAAERKKQLGIT